A single window of Salvia splendens isolate huo1 chromosome 8, SspV2, whole genome shotgun sequence DNA harbors:
- the LOC121745476 gene encoding guanylyl cyclase 1-like isoform X4 encodes MWSIPHFMNKLLKAVEENLDEYAENHFNFVDSYTIQQPPNNQSRSSVSSYFVDVPHINQESTWDCGLACVLMVLQVVGVYNCTIQDLVELCCTTSIWTVDLAYLLQKFSLSFTYCTVTIGANPDFSVETYYKDQLPNDLRRVNMLFQEARESGISIECRSVSAKEISDFMLSGKYVAIALVDQQKLSQSQLEDICVSEYYSGGPSYTGHYVVICGYDAATDEFEIRDPASSSKHERVPSWCLEQAHKSFGTDEDFLLISVEKGGAQGNPLGIFSL; translated from the exons ATGTGGTCAATTCCTCATTTCATGAACAAACTATTGAAGGCGGTTGAAGAAAATCTTGATGAGTATGCTGAAAATCACTTTAACTTTGTCGATTCGTACACCATCCAGCAGCCGCCAAACAACCAGAGCAGAAGTTCAGTCTCGTCCTACTTTGTTGAT GTACCTCACATAAATCAGGAAAGCACATGGGATTGTGGTCTTGCTTGCGTTCTTATGGTTTTGCAAGTTGTTGGTGTATATAACTGTACTATTCAAGACCTAGTAGAGCTATGTTGTACTACAAG tatttggactgtagatttGGCATATTTGCTGCAGAAGTTTTCTTTAAGCTTTACATATTGCACAGTTACAATAGGAGCTAATCCAGACTTTTCTGTCGAGACATATTACAAG GACCAACTGCCAAATGACCTTAGACGAGTAAATATGCTTTTCCAGGAAGCTCGTGAATCTGGAATCAGTATAGAG TGCAGATCAGTTAGTGCGAAAGAAATTTCTGACTTTATGTTGTCTGGAAAGTATGTCGCTATTGCTTTAGTCGATCAGCAAAAATTAAG TCAGTCTCAGCTTGAGGATATTTGTGTCTCAGAATACTATAGTGGAGGCCCCAGCTACACCG GTCACTATGTTGTTATTTGTGGCTATGATGCTGCTACAGATGAGTTTGAGATTCGAGATCCTGCCAGCTCAAG TAAGCATGAGAGGGTTCCTTCATGGTGCCTTGAACAGGCTCACAAATCCTTTGGTACTGATGAGGATTTTCTGCTG ATTTCTGTCGAGAAGGGAGGAGCTCAAGGCAACCCTTTAGGAATCTTTTCATTGTAA
- the LOC121745476 gene encoding guanylyl cyclase 1-like isoform X3 — MWSIPHFMNKLLKAVEENLDEYAENHFNFVDSYTIQQPPNNQSRSSVSSYFVDVPHINQESTWDCGLACVLMVLQVVGVYNCTIQDLVELCCTTSIWTVDLAYLLQKFSLSFTYCTVTIGANPDFSVETYYKDQLPNDLRRVNMLFQEARESGISIECRSVSAKEISDFMLSGKYVAIALVDQQKLSSQSQLEDICVSEYYSGGPSYTGHYVVICGYDAATDEFEIRDPASSSKHERVPSWCLEQAHKSFGTDEDFLLISVEKGGAQGNPLGIFSL, encoded by the exons ATGTGGTCAATTCCTCATTTCATGAACAAACTATTGAAGGCGGTTGAAGAAAATCTTGATGAGTATGCTGAAAATCACTTTAACTTTGTCGATTCGTACACCATCCAGCAGCCGCCAAACAACCAGAGCAGAAGTTCAGTCTCGTCCTACTTTGTTGAT GTACCTCACATAAATCAGGAAAGCACATGGGATTGTGGTCTTGCTTGCGTTCTTATGGTTTTGCAAGTTGTTGGTGTATATAACTGTACTATTCAAGACCTAGTAGAGCTATGTTGTACTACAAG tatttggactgtagatttGGCATATTTGCTGCAGAAGTTTTCTTTAAGCTTTACATATTGCACAGTTACAATAGGAGCTAATCCAGACTTTTCTGTCGAGACATATTACAAG GACCAACTGCCAAATGACCTTAGACGAGTAAATATGCTTTTCCAGGAAGCTCGTGAATCTGGAATCAGTATAGAG TGCAGATCAGTTAGTGCGAAAGAAATTTCTGACTTTATGTTGTCTGGAAAGTATGTCGCTATTGCTTTAGTCGATCAGCAAAAATTAAG CAGTCAGTCTCAGCTTGAGGATATTTGTGTCTCAGAATACTATAGTGGAGGCCCCAGCTACACCG GTCACTATGTTGTTATTTGTGGCTATGATGCTGCTACAGATGAGTTTGAGATTCGAGATCCTGCCAGCTCAAG TAAGCATGAGAGGGTTCCTTCATGGTGCCTTGAACAGGCTCACAAATCCTTTGGTACTGATGAGGATTTTCTGCTG ATTTCTGTCGAGAAGGGAGGAGCTCAAGGCAACCCTTTAGGAATCTTTTCATTGTAA
- the LOC121745476 gene encoding guanylyl cyclase 1-like isoform X1 — protein MWSIPHFMNKLLKAVEENLDEYAENHFNFVDSYTIQQPPNNQSRSSVSSYFVDVPHINQESTWDCGLACVLMVLQVVGVYNCTIQDLVELCCTTSIWTVDLAYLLQKFSLSFTYCTVTIGANPDFSVETYYKDQLPNDLRRVNMLFQEARESGISIECRSVSAKEISDFMLSGKYVAIALVDQQKLSSQSQLEDICVSEYYSGGPSYTGHYVVICGYDAATDEFEIRDPASSSKHERVPSWCLEQAHKSFGTDEDFLLVNLYVNLYGHTFGICYASNILVSLLPFNRSNHAAMVSHSLHPSKI, from the exons ATGTGGTCAATTCCTCATTTCATGAACAAACTATTGAAGGCGGTTGAAGAAAATCTTGATGAGTATGCTGAAAATCACTTTAACTTTGTCGATTCGTACACCATCCAGCAGCCGCCAAACAACCAGAGCAGAAGTTCAGTCTCGTCCTACTTTGTTGAT GTACCTCACATAAATCAGGAAAGCACATGGGATTGTGGTCTTGCTTGCGTTCTTATGGTTTTGCAAGTTGTTGGTGTATATAACTGTACTATTCAAGACCTAGTAGAGCTATGTTGTACTACAAG tatttggactgtagatttGGCATATTTGCTGCAGAAGTTTTCTTTAAGCTTTACATATTGCACAGTTACAATAGGAGCTAATCCAGACTTTTCTGTCGAGACATATTACAAG GACCAACTGCCAAATGACCTTAGACGAGTAAATATGCTTTTCCAGGAAGCTCGTGAATCTGGAATCAGTATAGAG TGCAGATCAGTTAGTGCGAAAGAAATTTCTGACTTTATGTTGTCTGGAAAGTATGTCGCTATTGCTTTAGTCGATCAGCAAAAATTAAG CAGTCAGTCTCAGCTTGAGGATATTTGTGTCTCAGAATACTATAGTGGAGGCCCCAGCTACACCG GTCACTATGTTGTTATTTGTGGCTATGATGCTGCTACAGATGAGTTTGAGATTCGAGATCCTGCCAGCTCAAG TAAGCATGAGAGGGTTCCTTCATGGTGCCTTGAACAGGCTCACAAATCCTTTGGTACTGATGAGGATTTTCTGCTGGTAAATTTATATGTGAATTTATATGGTCATACTTTTGGCATCTGCTATGCTTCCAATATATTAGTCTCCTTGCTGCCTTTCAACAGAAGTAATCATGCGGCCATGGTTTCCCACTCCCTGCATCCCtcaaaaatatga
- the LOC121745476 gene encoding guanylyl cyclase 1-like isoform X2 — translation MWSIPHFMNKLLKAVEENLDEYAENHFNFVDSYTIQQPPNNQSRSSVSSYFVDVPHINQESTWDCGLACVLMVLQVVGVYNCTIQDLVELCCTTSIWTVDLAYLLQKFSLSFTYCTVTIGANPDFSVETYYKDQLPNDLRRVNMLFQEARESGISIECRSVSAKEISDFMLSGKYVAIALVDQQKLSQSQLEDICVSEYYSGGPSYTGHYVVICGYDAATDEFEIRDPASSSKHERVPSWCLEQAHKSFGTDEDFLLVNLYVNLYGHTFGICYASNILVSLLPFNRSNHAAMVSHSLHPSKI, via the exons ATGTGGTCAATTCCTCATTTCATGAACAAACTATTGAAGGCGGTTGAAGAAAATCTTGATGAGTATGCTGAAAATCACTTTAACTTTGTCGATTCGTACACCATCCAGCAGCCGCCAAACAACCAGAGCAGAAGTTCAGTCTCGTCCTACTTTGTTGAT GTACCTCACATAAATCAGGAAAGCACATGGGATTGTGGTCTTGCTTGCGTTCTTATGGTTTTGCAAGTTGTTGGTGTATATAACTGTACTATTCAAGACCTAGTAGAGCTATGTTGTACTACAAG tatttggactgtagatttGGCATATTTGCTGCAGAAGTTTTCTTTAAGCTTTACATATTGCACAGTTACAATAGGAGCTAATCCAGACTTTTCTGTCGAGACATATTACAAG GACCAACTGCCAAATGACCTTAGACGAGTAAATATGCTTTTCCAGGAAGCTCGTGAATCTGGAATCAGTATAGAG TGCAGATCAGTTAGTGCGAAAGAAATTTCTGACTTTATGTTGTCTGGAAAGTATGTCGCTATTGCTTTAGTCGATCAGCAAAAATTAAG TCAGTCTCAGCTTGAGGATATTTGTGTCTCAGAATACTATAGTGGAGGCCCCAGCTACACCG GTCACTATGTTGTTATTTGTGGCTATGATGCTGCTACAGATGAGTTTGAGATTCGAGATCCTGCCAGCTCAAG TAAGCATGAGAGGGTTCCTTCATGGTGCCTTGAACAGGCTCACAAATCCTTTGGTACTGATGAGGATTTTCTGCTGGTAAATTTATATGTGAATTTATATGGTCATACTTTTGGCATCTGCTATGCTTCCAATATATTAGTCTCCTTGCTGCCTTTCAACAGAAGTAATCATGCGGCCATGGTTTCCCACTCCCTGCATCCCtcaaaaatatga
- the LOC121745476 gene encoding guanylyl cyclase 1-like isoform X5, with product MWSIPHFMNKLLKAVEENLDEYAENHFNFVDSYTIQQPPNNQSRSSVSSYFVDVPHINQESTWDCGLACVLMVLQVVGVYNCTIQDLVELCCTTSIWTVDLAYLLQKFSLSFTYCTVTIGANPDFSVETYYKDQLPNDLRRVNMLFQEARESGISIECRSVSAKEISDFMLSGKYVAIALVDQQKLSSQSQLEDICVSEYYSGGPSYTGHYVVICGYDAATDEFEIRDPASSSKHERVPSWCLEQAHKSFGTDEDFLLK from the exons ATGTGGTCAATTCCTCATTTCATGAACAAACTATTGAAGGCGGTTGAAGAAAATCTTGATGAGTATGCTGAAAATCACTTTAACTTTGTCGATTCGTACACCATCCAGCAGCCGCCAAACAACCAGAGCAGAAGTTCAGTCTCGTCCTACTTTGTTGAT GTACCTCACATAAATCAGGAAAGCACATGGGATTGTGGTCTTGCTTGCGTTCTTATGGTTTTGCAAGTTGTTGGTGTATATAACTGTACTATTCAAGACCTAGTAGAGCTATGTTGTACTACAAG tatttggactgtagatttGGCATATTTGCTGCAGAAGTTTTCTTTAAGCTTTACATATTGCACAGTTACAATAGGAGCTAATCCAGACTTTTCTGTCGAGACATATTACAAG GACCAACTGCCAAATGACCTTAGACGAGTAAATATGCTTTTCCAGGAAGCTCGTGAATCTGGAATCAGTATAGAG TGCAGATCAGTTAGTGCGAAAGAAATTTCTGACTTTATGTTGTCTGGAAAGTATGTCGCTATTGCTTTAGTCGATCAGCAAAAATTAAG CAGTCAGTCTCAGCTTGAGGATATTTGTGTCTCAGAATACTATAGTGGAGGCCCCAGCTACACCG GTCACTATGTTGTTATTTGTGGCTATGATGCTGCTACAGATGAGTTTGAGATTCGAGATCCTGCCAGCTCAAG TAAGCATGAGAGGGTTCCTTCATGGTGCCTTGAACAGGCTCACAAATCCTTTGGTACTGATGAGGATTTTCTGCTG AAGTAA